The Prunus dulcis chromosome 5, ALMONDv2, whole genome shotgun sequence genomic sequence GATGAAAGTGAAATTGAAAGGAATTAGCAGTTCCGTATTGTATAGCTTTCAACCGTATCAACCCGCAGAGGCATACACAATACGTGCAGTATACTGCCTCCTACGTCCAAAACCAAACATATAAACTGAAATGAGAAGTACTACAAGTCTTCGACCCGACCCGCGATGCCATATTATTTGCTAAATGCTCGTGAGTGATTTCTGACTTTGCCTGTAAATGTCTCTCTTTCAATAAAATCAACATACATCAACAGTTAGAAATTAGTCCGTCTTTACACGACTAAATGTAGCATTTAATCACCTCCTTCTTTGCTGAGGATGTTGGTTTCTTTGGCTTTGGGAAGTGTTTTCCCGGGTATGTTCTTGGATTCTTGGTGTTTTGGTGGTTTCATTTTTGAAGGAGTTAATGAGTCTTTGATGGTCGGTTTATGTAGTGCTAGGGATTTTTAGATTTgtagtttttgtatttgttttggtGTGCTTGTAGTTCTTTCACTCATTATTAGTCATGGTGGCGATGTCTTGGTCTTCATGGAGGCAAAGGCAACGGTACTTTGCCGTTTGGTAGTGTTTCTATTTTTGGTTGTCTCTGACTTTATGCCAATTTTAGACTTTGATTTTATGTCAGTTTTGAGCTCTGACTTTATTCATGTTTGAGTTTATTTCTAATGGGTTTACTATAGTATTTGTTTGGATTCAATTTTATAAGTTTCACTATCATGTAATTGACATTGCCTTTCTATTAATGAAACTTGattccaaccaaaaaaaaaaaaaaaaaatttagcattTAATCTTAAGATGTAATGATATACGGTGGCAACTATTTATTCCATTAaccaaaaagggaaaaacgcaaaagaaaagaagagaagatgatGGGAAATGCACAAGTGGGCAAACAGACCCATCGCCATAGCTTTCTGCAGTACCAAGAGAGGGAGAATCAATTTATTCCTTAATTAAATGCATTATTGCGACTTGCGACTTAATAACCATCCGCCATCACTAAAACTTGTCACACCAACAATTATTATTGCCACTGTCTATATAGAGTATAGACTTATGGTACCCACAAGACCACGAATTATTGGATTTGGAGTTCCGACACAAACGTCCTGTTTGGTTTACTAAATGAATTTGAGGAAAAATTACTTTTCATGTCATTTTTCAAATGAtaggaaatggaagattcattTCCCACGTTTGGGAATGTTGGAAAAGTAACCAGGAGatattacctttttttttttttttttccatgtttgttttgagtatgaatggaaaataaagttggtataatttttcaattatatctATATTaagtcaaataaaaaagaatatatttaatgatatattgtaattctaaattgttaatggggacaaaatgTACATTTAATGTTGActcatttttttaaactttctCATGATAAGcgaaaataaaatccaaatttgGAGGAAGGCTTCATTTTCCCCTTACTTTCTCATGTACTATGCAACGATTTCCTATAattggacttaccaaacatggaaaatcAATTTATTTCCCGTCCCCAAATCTCCTTTTCTATGAACCAAACAGAGCCTAAACTCATTTGCACCGTCAAAAACTCATTTGCACCGTCAaaaacgagagagagagagagagagcaacgATTTCCTATAattggacttaccaaacatggaaaatcAATTTATTTCCCGTCCCCAAATCTCCTTTTCTATGAACTAAACAGAGCCTAAACTCATTTGCACCGTAAAAAACTCATTTGCACCGTAAaaaacgagagagagagagagagagagagagagagagagagagagagagagcgcaCATTTTCAAGTTTAAAGCACAAGATTATTAGCGCACATTTTCAAGTTTAAAGCACAAgattattatcattattatatatacaaagaTCATATTTCTTATACCCTATGCACGTATTGATTCCCCCTGACCAAGAAGACAATTAAGGCTAATACTAATCTTATTAGGTATAATTCTTTAAGattgcaaacaaaaaataatataaattagacaaacaaacacaaattacAGGTGCGATCCCTGTTTTTGGCATGTTTAATACCAACCTTCCAAGTCATGCATGCATGATTTGGGTTTGAAATTTGTAAATACGAATTTGCCCCACCCCCAACCTACTTTACATTATAACAAAAGGCCCcaacataaatattaattcatatataaaGGCAAATATTGCCCCTTCTGTTCTCTATATCGTACATCTGTAAtttgccaaaagaaaaaagaggaaaaccaaGCGcacccaaattaattaaatttctctcttttttcttgtccttttttatattattaataattaatattcatTATCAAACGGCCACATTCTCACCATCTCCACCCTCCACCAGTCCCCCTAACTCACCATCAACACCCAGCCACCGTTCGATCGGCTTACACTTGACTTTGTGCCTCAGCTTCCAATCAAGCGCTTGACACCCACGTGAGCAATAATTCACCGTACCACAAACCGAGCACCTCCTAAACTCGTGCGGCCTCGTCTCGGGCCTCCCGCACCCCACGTGCGAGCACAGTCTCATCCCTTGTCCCGAAATTGCCCGACCCGACCCGAACCACTCTTTCAAAAACCGGTTCGCCGGGTGGAGCTCCGGGGCCGGAACATTACAACCGAAGTCACTCAGCAGCGGGCAGCTGACCAGCCCCGTGAGGCACGCGTACAAGTGCTGGTAGTGGTGGGACCGCCACGTGGCGGAGCGTAAAACAGACGCGAGCTCCCGGGCGTTGGCCTGGACTAGCAAGCGGCGTCCCTCGGCGACGTTTTGCTTGACTCCGTAACCGTCCTGGAGGCAATGGCCAAGTTCTCGAAGCGCGTCTACGTGGCCGAGCGAGGCGGCTCGAGCGCAAAGAGCTACGCCGGCTCGCAGGTCCTTCTCCTTCTTGGATCCCCCGCTGCCGTTGAACTGAACCACGGCGAGCGAGTACAGCGCCGGCGCATGAGATCTCATCGCGGCTTTCGCCATGAGTGAAGCTCCACTCCCTCGGTTTTGCAAACTGTAAAATCGGATCTGTAGCAACAAAAACgttaatttattttccaaaaactttaaaaaaatcagaggaaattaaataaattgaaattagtTCAAGAGACTGACCATCCCGAGAGTGTAGCAAGCTTCGATGTTACCGGCGCTCACGCACTGTTTGAGAAAACGGTGAGCCGAATCGGACCAGTTCTGGGCTCTGATAGCAAATGCTTTGGGACCGGCTTTGGATAATACCACAGAGTGAAGCCCCAAGCGATTCAATCTTTTacacctattttttttttccaaaaatataaataaaaaattaactaCAATACCAAAAGTCATGGAAGAACCACCACAAGGAGCGGAGGTAACAAAAGAAGTGCTTACGTGATGAGGATGTTGATGAGATCGGACGGTGAAGAGGCGGAGGAGCTGAGCTTGCAGAGGATGAAGACGACGAGATCGTCCGGTAAGCCATCGAAGAAATCTGACTTGGAAGTGGTTCTTCGCGAGCTTCTGAGCTTTTTTCTGGGCAGCGTCATCATCGTCATGTGTAGCTTGccttatcttcttcttcttcgtcagATTCTTCTCATATTCCAAGCTCTGTGTGAGCCTCTGTGTGTGCGTTGTGGTTTGTTTCGAAATTTCTCGGGTCGGGTATGGGAGAGAGTCTGCAAATCGTTCTGGCTGTTTCTCTTTATCAGCGTCGTGATAAAAGACGAAACCAAGGCCCTCGGGATGAACTTATATACAAGGGGAATGAGGGAGACCAAAAGACAATCCattgtgtggagcccactagattgatgaagaaaattagttaattcagtaaaataaaattaattaatttttaatctGACTAGAAAGAAAATTAGTTTTGATTCATTTTAGTGGGAAATAAATTGGATGCTCTGATTTTAGCGGGTTTTGCGGTCCAGGCTTTGGTGAGAGACCAAACGCCTGGTCAAAAGACTCATCGTGGACACTGAGCTAGCTAGGCAAGCAGGAGCAGGCCCAGTACACTGTGTAGTTCAGCCGAATTGAtaaagttttgtttttcttttctcaagcaatattttttatattaaacctgaatttgttttaattctCATTGGTGTTATTGgacaattttaaatttgaactCCCATCTCTTTGTGAAAAATTATCATGAGTTTCAATTAAAAGGTTATAAATTAGTTTGTGTAAATCTAACTTTAATGTGTGATAAGACAATGTTGAAGCGTATATCTTTTTATACAAGTAATATTGAGAGGGAGGTTTTTTTCCCACACATTGACAATGTGTCGTGGAGGTTTAAATCTGAAAGGACTGGTCTACAAGTCAAAGTTATTTTCTACTGGACTATATTAGCGTCGAAGCATTTGAAAAATActaatttttgaaattgttttttaCTCATGATGCGTTACATGTTTTCTTGTCAAATGTCATAATCATATACATGAATTTAAagaaacttcaaaaaattctACGATTTATTTCATTATAACTTGTGTAAGTATGAAATGAGCTCATGATTTGCACATGGGTTACATTTTCTCGTAATTCATATTTCCTGCTAAGATTCAAGAAGCAAATTTACTCATGTAATCAAACTATGAACGACTCAAATCAAAAGCTAATGTTGAAAAATAGTTAGGTTTGCCTAACTATTTTAATGACACGTCATGTGATTTAAATtggatttttagttttggtGGTTACAgcattttccttattttccttatttttggAATTGTGCATGGTTAGACTCAAACTACGAGGATGGTCAAAACGCACAAAATTTATAGATGAACCATTTTAGATTTTTAGTCAAGAAGATGAAGTGCCATTTCACACTTGGAGCATGGATAACGCTGGTTTTACAACTATCTTGTATCAAATAACCTAGAAGCTTCTGAGCACTGTAAATAATTTGAATATGTTTAAGCTGGCAGAAAAATCCATTGACTAGCAGATTATTAGTTTCAGGTTCGAGTCCTTATAATATTTTAGTTGTGTAAAAAATTCTCatctcttgtagtttagactatttCGTactaaataataaataaaaaatacttaTACACCAACCCACTAAGCTAATCCTTAACCACTATTATCTTCATGTTTAAGACACATAAACAGAAACAATATATCACAAGATATCGACATATACAAAATCGTTCTTTATCCATGATTTGTGgaccaaaacacaaaaactctAGCCccctttctcccaaaaaacactcttagaacctttttcactttgaggggggaggaagccattgttcttcccccctctcccctcttctcttcctctcttcctcacatcttccctcattttcagagacaaagggttatccctatttgtcttagttttgttatgattttcatccaatcattaaaggcggctgcggctcaacgtcggatcttcacctgcatt encodes the following:
- the LOC117626884 gene encoding F-box protein At1g67340 translates to MTMMTLPRKKLRSSRRTTSKSDFFDGLPDDLVVFILCKLSSSASSPSDLINILITCKRLNRLGLHSVVLSKAGPKAFAIRAQNWSDSAHRFLKQCVSAGNIEACYTLGMIRFYSLQNRGSGASLMAKAAMRSHAPALYSLAVVQFNGSGGSKKEKDLRAGVALCARAASLGHVDALRELGHCLQDGYGVKQNVAEGRRLLVQANARELASVLRSATWRSHHYQHLYACLTGLVSCPLLSDFGCNVPAPELHPANRFLKEWFGSGRAISGQGMRLCSHVGCGRPETRPHEFRRCSVCGTVNYCSRGCQALDWKLRHKVKCKPIERWLGVDGELGGLVEGGDGENVAV